In a single window of the Natronosalvus caseinilyticus genome:
- a CDS encoding complex I NDUFA9 subunit family protein: protein MNVLVAGGTGFIGTNLCRELRDRGHDVTALAREPNPDSVPEGVETAVGDVSAYDSIVETVAAQDAVVNLVALSPLFEPPSGTSHEEVHLGGTENLVRAAEEGGVERFVQMSALDADPDAPTEYLRTKGLAEDVVTASALEWTIFRPSVVFGEGDEFVRFTKKLTTPYLTGLPGGGETPFQPIWVGDLAPMMADALEDDRHIGQYYEIGGPDVLTMERVAELAYEADGRSVTVLPIPMVLAKLGAAAVGPVPFVPFGPDQVRSLNVDNTVADNDVTAFGRTEDDLRTLEEYLGLSGSGPESSESPPSSHRSEAA from the coding sequence ATGAACGTACTGGTCGCTGGCGGAACCGGCTTCATCGGCACGAACCTGTGTCGCGAGTTGCGAGATCGCGGCCACGACGTGACGGCCCTCGCTCGAGAGCCGAACCCCGACTCGGTCCCGGAGGGCGTCGAAACCGCGGTGGGCGACGTGAGCGCGTACGACTCGATCGTCGAGACGGTTGCCGCTCAGGACGCCGTCGTCAACCTCGTCGCGCTGTCGCCGCTGTTCGAACCGCCGAGCGGGACCAGCCACGAGGAGGTCCACCTCGGCGGGACGGAGAATCTCGTGCGCGCGGCTGAAGAGGGTGGCGTCGAGCGGTTCGTCCAGATGAGCGCCCTCGACGCCGACCCCGACGCCCCGACCGAGTACCTCCGGACGAAAGGCCTCGCGGAGGACGTGGTGACGGCGTCGGCACTCGAGTGGACGATCTTTCGTCCTTCGGTGGTCTTTGGGGAAGGTGACGAGTTCGTCAGATTCACGAAGAAGCTGACGACTCCGTACCTCACGGGGTTGCCGGGCGGCGGAGAAACACCGTTCCAGCCAATCTGGGTCGGCGATCTGGCTCCCATGATGGCCGACGCTCTCGAGGACGACCGCCACATCGGTCAGTATTACGAGATCGGTGGTCCAGACGTCCTGACGATGGAACGGGTGGCGGAGCTGGCCTACGAGGCTGACGGGCGGTCGGTCACCGTGCTCCCGATCCCGATGGTGCTGGCCAAACTCGGCGCCGCCGCCGTTGGACCGGTCCCGTTCGTTCCGTTCGGCCCGGACCAGGTTCGGTCACTGAACGTCGACAACACCGTCGCGGACAACGACGTGACGGCGTTCGGCCGCACCGAGGATGACCTTCGCACGCTCGAGGAGTACCTCGGGCTCTCTGGGTCGGGGCCGGAGTCGTCGGAGTCACCACCCTCGAGTCACCGATCGGAAGCCGCCTGA
- a CDS encoding formate--tetrahydrofolate ligase yields the protein MTSTDPRFDAISGDAESSNAATYRLIEDSPRTSASSRRISSTTAGPGFVVELTGDVMTKTGLPAEPAAKALDFGPDGTITGL from the coding sequence ATGACCAGTACGGATCCACGGTTCGACGCGATATCCGGCGACGCCGAGAGCTCCAACGCCGCGACGTATCGTCTCATCGAAGACTCGCCGCGGACCTCGGCCTCGAGCCGACGGATCTCGAGCACCACTGCGGGGCCGGGTTTCGTCGTCGAGCTCACCGGCGACGTGATGACGAAGACGGGGCTCCCGGCCGAACCGGCGGCGAAAGCACTCGACTTCGGGCCCGACGGAACGATTACCGGGCTGTGA
- a CDS encoding tubulin/FtsZ family protein, translating into MKLAMIGFGQAGGKVVDRFLDFDDRTNSGIVRAAIAVNSAKADLIGLENIPQENRVLIGQARVKGHGVGADNELGAEIAEEDIDEVQNAVDAIPTHEVDAFLVVSGMGGGTGSGGAPVLAKHLKRIYTIPVYGLGILPGTDEGGIYTLNAARSFQTFVREVDNLLVFDNDSWRQTGESVEGGYDQINEEIVRRFGILFGAGEVGEGQEVAESVVDSSEIINTLSGGGVSTVGYASEDVELNTSGGLLSRFTGGGAGADDGLDAANTTNRITSLVRKAALGRLTLPCEIEGAERALLVLSGPSEYLNRKGIERGRKWLEEETGSMEVRGGDYPQNVPEVSAAILLSGVTNVPRIKRLQQVAIEAQDNMEDIESQSKENLETLVEDDEDELEPLF; encoded by the coding sequence ATGAAGCTGGCGATGATTGGATTCGGACAGGCCGGTGGGAAGGTCGTCGATCGATTTCTCGATTTCGACGACCGGACCAACAGCGGAATCGTCCGTGCGGCGATCGCTGTAAACTCCGCGAAAGCGGACCTCATCGGACTCGAGAATATACCCCAGGAGAATCGCGTGCTCATCGGCCAGGCCCGGGTGAAGGGCCACGGCGTGGGCGCAGACAACGAACTCGGCGCGGAAATCGCCGAGGAAGACATCGACGAGGTGCAAAACGCCGTCGACGCCATCCCGACTCACGAGGTCGACGCGTTCCTCGTCGTCTCGGGCATGGGCGGCGGCACGGGTTCGGGCGGCGCGCCCGTCCTCGCGAAGCACCTCAAACGCATCTACACGATCCCCGTCTACGGTCTGGGCATCCTGCCCGGGACGGACGAGGGTGGCATCTACACGCTGAACGCCGCCCGGTCGTTCCAGACGTTCGTCCGCGAGGTCGACAACCTGCTCGTCTTCGACAACGACTCCTGGCGACAGACCGGCGAGTCCGTCGAGGGCGGCTACGACCAGATCAACGAGGAGATCGTCCGTCGCTTCGGCATCCTCTTCGGTGCCGGCGAGGTCGGCGAGGGCCAAGAAGTCGCCGAGAGCGTCGTCGACTCCTCGGAGATCATCAACACCCTCTCGGGTGGCGGCGTCTCCACGGTCGGCTACGCCTCCGAGGACGTCGAACTCAACACCAGTGGTGGGCTCCTCTCCCGATTTACCGGCGGTGGCGCCGGCGCCGACGACGGCCTCGACGCGGCCAACACGACCAACCGCATCACGAGCCTCGTCCGCAAGGCCGCCCTCGGGCGCTTGACTCTGCCCTGCGAGATCGAAGGCGCCGAACGCGCCCTGCTCGTTCTCTCCGGCCCCAGCGAGTACCTGAACCGGAAAGGAATCGAGCGCGGGCGGAAGTGGCTCGAGGAGGAAACCGGCAGCATGGAGGTCCGCGGCGGGGACTACCCCCAGAACGTCCCCGAAGTGTCGGCGGCGATCTTGCTCTCGGGCGTGACGAACGTCCCGCGAATCAAGCGCCTCCAGCAGGTGGCCATCGAGGCCCAGGACAACATGGAGGACATCGAGTCCCAGAGCAAGGAGAATCTCGAGACCCTCGTCGAGGACGACGAGGACGAACTCGAGCCGCTGTTCTGA
- the cofC gene encoding 2-phospho-L-lactate guanylyltransferase translates to MQVVVPFAEESPKSRLAPVLEREERRRLARAMLADVCSALRAVGREPTILATEPLSASTLNALEDPDVNVIVDDRALTPAVNAVLESVDDTVAIVMADLALATPAALETLFETPGEVVVAPGRGGGTNALVVRHPAFRTDYHGASILDHRRQAREIEASLETVDSFRLATDVDEPADLVEGWLHGGDHTRAALEAFGFDLETTEGRVRLVR, encoded by the coding sequence ATGCAGGTCGTCGTCCCGTTCGCCGAGGAATCCCCCAAATCCCGCCTCGCGCCCGTCCTCGAGCGCGAAGAGCGACGGCGACTCGCCCGAGCGATGCTCGCTGACGTCTGCTCGGCGCTCCGGGCGGTGGGTCGAGAGCCGACGATTCTCGCGACGGAGCCGCTCTCGGCATCGACGCTGAACGCGCTCGAGGATCCCGACGTGAACGTGATCGTCGACGACCGGGCGCTCACACCGGCGGTCAACGCCGTCCTCGAGTCCGTTGACGACACGGTCGCAATCGTCATGGCGGATCTCGCGCTCGCGACGCCCGCGGCGCTCGAGACGCTGTTCGAGACGCCCGGCGAGGTGGTCGTCGCACCGGGACGCGGCGGCGGCACCAACGCGCTCGTCGTTCGTCACCCCGCGTTCCGAACGGACTACCACGGCGCGTCCATTCTCGACCATCGGCGGCAGGCCCGCGAGATCGAAGCCAGCCTCGAGACGGTCGACTCCTTCCGGCTGGCGACCGACGTCGACGAGCCAGCGGACCTGGTCGAGGGGTGGCTCCACGGCGGCGACCACACGCGAGCGGCGCTCGAGGCGTTCGGCTTCGACCTCGAGACGACCGAGGGGCGGGTTCGGCTGGTCCGGTAG
- the cofG gene encoding 7,8-didemethyl-8-hydroxy-5-deazariboflavin synthase subunit CofG: MTTIPGTAEYDVEVSIAESDVERLLEVTPSDVEPAPELSFCRNVFIPLTTACRYTCTYCTYFDPPGQASLLSLEEVRDICRRGADAGCTEALFTFGDDPDDRYTQIHDQLADWGYHSIHEYLRAACEVALEEGLLPHSNPGDQTLEQMAEVADVNASMGVMLETTADVDAHAGPRRKLPGQRLRTIRNAGELDVAFTTGILVGIGESWRDRAESLLAIRELHERYDHVQEVIVQPVANNERWTDGSPGLETMRRVTAMARVGLPEEVSVQVPPNLAPARDLVDCGIDDLGGVSPVTDDHVNPDYAWPALDELEAVAEHAGVPLRERLPVYERFLPAGLRSDDFNGVLADGVDGVSGGTQQASVADGRAWLSPTIRRALEANDDAGRRFRATLE, from the coding sequence ATGACGACGATTCCGGGGACTGCAGAGTACGACGTCGAGGTGTCGATAGCCGAATCGGACGTCGAGCGCCTGCTCGAGGTGACGCCGAGCGACGTCGAACCCGCCCCCGAACTCTCGTTTTGCCGGAACGTGTTCATCCCGCTCACGACGGCTTGCCGGTACACCTGCACCTACTGCACGTACTTCGATCCGCCGGGTCAGGCCTCGCTCCTCTCGCTCGAGGAAGTCCGAGACATCTGCCGACGAGGGGCCGACGCCGGCTGTACCGAGGCGCTGTTCACGTTCGGCGACGACCCCGACGACCGGTACACGCAGATTCACGACCAGCTCGCCGACTGGGGCTACCACTCGATCCACGAGTACCTGCGTGCGGCCTGCGAGGTCGCCCTCGAGGAGGGACTGCTCCCACACTCGAATCCCGGCGATCAGACGCTCGAGCAGATGGCCGAGGTAGCGGACGTCAACGCCAGCATGGGCGTGATGCTCGAGACGACGGCCGACGTGGACGCCCACGCAGGGCCGCGACGAAAGCTGCCCGGTCAGCGCCTGCGGACGATTCGGAACGCGGGCGAACTCGACGTGGCGTTCACGACCGGGATCCTGGTGGGTATCGGTGAGTCCTGGCGCGACCGCGCTGAGAGCCTGCTCGCGATTCGTGAGCTGCACGAGCGCTACGATCACGTCCAGGAGGTGATCGTCCAGCCCGTCGCGAACAACGAGCGCTGGACGGACGGGTCGCCCGGCCTCGAGACGATGCGACGGGTGACGGCGATGGCGCGGGTCGGGCTCCCCGAGGAGGTGTCGGTCCAGGTGCCGCCGAACCTCGCACCTGCCCGGGATCTGGTCGACTGCGGCATCGACGACCTCGGCGGCGTCTCGCCGGTGACCGACGACCACGTCAACCCGGACTACGCCTGGCCCGCGCTGGACGAACTCGAGGCCGTCGCCGAGCACGCCGGCGTCCCGCTCCGCGAGCGGCTGCCGGTCTACGAGCGGTTCCTGCCCGCCGGACTGCGAAGTGACGATTTCAATGGGGTTCTGGCCGACGGCGTCGACGGCGTCAGCGGGGGAACGCAACAGGCGAGCGTCGCTGACGGTCGAGCGTGGCTCTCGCCGACGATTCGGCGAGCCCTCGAGGCCAACGACGACGCCGGGCGGCGCTTTCGAGCGACGCTCGAGTAG
- the ubaA gene encoding SAMP-activating enzyme E1 has product MSDLRFDPTQLDRYSRHVIMDEVGPEGQQRLLEGSVLIVGAGGLGSPAIQYLAAAGVGRLGIVDDDVVERSNLQRQIVHGDDDVGRPKVDSAADYVAQLNPDVTVEKHEQRLTPANVADLVAHYDVVLDASDNFATRYLLNDHCVLTGTPLSHGAIYRFEGQITTFDNRNREAASEPTPPCYRCLFPEAPEPGTVPDCTTTGVLGVLPGTVGCIQATEVVKLLLETGETLEGRLMLYDAMGMTFETVEIRHNPDCPVCGEEPAIESVRDASYEETCSLPAE; this is encoded by the coding sequence ATGAGCGACCTTCGCTTCGATCCCACCCAGCTCGACCGCTACTCGAGACACGTCATCATGGACGAAGTCGGCCCCGAAGGCCAGCAGCGGCTGCTCGAGGGCTCGGTCCTGATCGTCGGAGCGGGTGGCCTCGGGTCGCCAGCGATTCAGTACCTCGCCGCGGCGGGCGTCGGCCGGCTCGGCATCGTCGACGACGACGTCGTCGAGCGGTCGAACCTCCAGCGTCAGATCGTTCACGGCGACGACGACGTGGGCCGACCGAAGGTCGACAGTGCGGCCGACTACGTCGCACAGCTCAACCCGGACGTCACCGTCGAGAAACACGAACAGCGGCTCACACCGGCGAACGTCGCGGACCTGGTTGCCCACTACGACGTCGTCCTCGACGCCAGCGACAACTTCGCGACCCGGTACCTCCTCAACGATCACTGCGTCCTGACGGGGACGCCGCTCTCTCACGGCGCGATTTACCGGTTCGAGGGGCAGATCACGACGTTCGACAACCGGAACCGCGAGGCAGCGTCGGAACCGACGCCGCCGTGTTACCGCTGTCTCTTCCCGGAAGCTCCCGAACCCGGCACGGTTCCCGACTGCACGACGACCGGCGTGCTCGGCGTCCTTCCAGGAACCGTCGGCTGCATTCAGGCGACCGAGGTCGTAAAACTCCTCCTCGAGACGGGCGAGACGCTCGAGGGACGGCTCATGCTGTACGACGCGATGGGCATGACCTTCGAGACCGTCGAAATCAGGCACAATCCGGACTGTCCAGTCTGTGGCGAAGAGCCAGCTATCGAGTCAGTTCGTGACGCGAGCTACGAAGAAACCTGCTCGCTACCGGCCGAGTAA
- a CDS encoding HVO_0416 family zinc finger protein, whose amino-acid sequence MASSPNGAGDDVFDQFLADNGHSTERTGWKRDYNKKQCPDCGGLHDTSATTCTVCGWDPRP is encoded by the coding sequence ATGGCATCATCACCCAACGGTGCCGGAGACGACGTTTTCGATCAGTTCCTCGCCGACAACGGCCACTCTACGGAGCGAACAGGCTGGAAACGTGATTACAACAAGAAGCAGTGTCCGGACTGCGGCGGCCTTCACGATACGTCCGCGACGACCTGTACCGTCTGTGGGTGGGATCCGCGACCGTAG
- a CDS encoding DUF7563 family protein, with protein sequence MPKCQNCGAFVTDAYARVFTPRNVDNPRVCPECTDKIRDGAEIRRARSPRNN encoded by the coding sequence ATGCCGAAATGCCAGAACTGCGGTGCGTTCGTGACGGACGCTTATGCGAGAGTGTTTACCCCTCGGAACGTCGACAATCCGCGCGTCTGTCCGGAGTGTACGGACAAGATACGTGACGGTGCAGAGATTCGTCGGGCACGATCGCCCCGGAATAATTGA